A window of Halodesulfovibrio aestuarii DSM 17919 = ATCC 29578 contains these coding sequences:
- a CDS encoding LysE family translocator, translating to MALSVWFSLALICILGAMSPGPSLAVVAKNCLGGSWKNGVAAAWAHALGVGMYALASVLGLAIVLQHNPSLFRGIAYLGAAYLFWLGFKAVQSKGGFAAKLTAGRQTSLFESARDGAMISMLNPKLALFFLALFSQFVAASHASESRAIVVATPMLIDGVWYTIVSFLLTRQSVLEKIKARAVLVDRLTGIVLIGLAIRVAYTI from the coding sequence ATGGCGTTAAGTGTTTGGTTTTCTTTGGCATTAATATGTATTCTTGGAGCGATGTCCCCTGGGCCAAGTCTTGCGGTTGTTGCAAAAAATTGTCTTGGTGGCAGCTGGAAAAATGGTGTCGCTGCAGCATGGGCACATGCGTTGGGCGTAGGTATGTATGCGTTGGCGTCTGTATTGGGGCTGGCGATTGTCTTGCAGCATAATCCTTCTTTGTTCAGAGGGATTGCGTATCTTGGTGCTGCCTATCTTTTTTGGTTGGGCTTTAAAGCAGTACAGTCCAAAGGCGGTTTTGCTGCGAAATTGACAGCAGGAAGACAGACTTCATTATTTGAATCTGCACGTGACGGCGCTATGATTTCGATGTTAAATCCCAAGCTGGCTCTGTTTTTTTTAGCGTTGTTCAGTCAGTTTGTAGCGGCTAGCCATGCATCTGAAAGCAGAGCAATTGTTGTTGCAACCCCGATGCTGATTGATGGGGTGTGGTACACTATAGTCAGTTTTTTACTTACCAGACAAAGTGTACTGGAAAAGATTAAAGCCCGCGCTGTGCTTGTGGATCGATTAACCGGAATAGTCCTTATTGGCTTAGCTATAAGGGTTGCGTATACTATTTAG
- a CDS encoding flavodoxin family protein: MKIVTLLGSARTTGNTATILGWVEDELRTLGHDVERINLTKKNIKPCLGCAKCKESETEINCVQKDDAEEILQKMIDADVTVFSSPTYFWGYTASVKALMDRSWSLVTNYKKPNHASLLEGKRQGVILTGGSDYENNAEGLVFAFNKLQGFYKTQNAGELFAGKCTIDGNRPEDAEKRAITFARNLVS, from the coding sequence ATGAAAATAGTAACACTGCTCGGTAGCGCCAGAACAACCGGTAACACAGCAACAATACTCGGTTGGGTGGAAGATGAATTACGCACCTTGGGTCATGACGTAGAGCGCATTAATCTGACAAAAAAAAATATAAAACCATGCCTTGGCTGTGCCAAGTGCAAAGAATCTGAAACAGAAATCAATTGTGTTCAGAAAGATGATGCAGAAGAAATTTTGCAGAAAATGATTGATGCAGATGTGACCGTATTCTCTTCTCCAACTTATTTCTGGGGCTATACTGCGTCGGTCAAAGCACTCATGGACAGAAGCTGGAGTCTTGTCACTAACTACAAAAAGCCAAACCATGCTTCTTTGCTTGAAGGAAAACGTCAAGGCGTGATCCTTACCGGCGGAAGTGACTATGAGAATAATGCTGAAGGATTAGTTTTTGCGTTCAACAAACTTCAGGGATTCTACAAGACCCAGAATGCCGGCGAACTGTTTGCAGGTAAATGCACCATCGACGGCAACCGCCCTGAAGATGCAGAAAAACGCGCCATTACTTTTGCACGCAACCTTGTTTCCTAA
- a CDS encoding methyl-accepting chemotaxis protein — MKLFWKLSLPQITLVPILGVISYYLISNCFIAIEQQNLDYIINDTFTSIEKNIEQVSITAQEAASLFAHSPEVIRAYKIAHTGDIDDANSEKSQQARAMLREELAPQLKSYKMTTGQKLKLHFHLPNGRSLVRLWRAKQAKKNGKWVDISDDISSFRQTVLDVNSTGSPVHGIELGRGGFVMRGIVPVRDNNGTTLGSAEVLKSFSSVFTIAKQKNIPVMLFMDKKFLNITTRLNDSSKYPSVYNTILVNPTAENQPLVNMVSEQFLTTASRQKTSMSMGNYTLIGSPMLDYKGQRIGTLIGAIDSSEALSLANKANMSLITTLAAILLLPLLGMIVVLKKYITTPLGSITTKIQMLAEDKADLQQRIIINQKDEVGDLTLWFNNLMERLTTMLNEMEQFKNVLNTVPDPIIAVDDNFNLLLANKAVEDAAGTDQQGLMCLRCHDVFNTEVCSTSNCPIEQAKRTQKRVVADIISIQGKNGPEFIQPVADILYDTQGNRAGYVEIARNVTDLVLSERKINQQLSKIEIVYEGTKDASHALLDSVASLEAQMTDVSGAIDSQQMRIRETSTAMEQMNVAVIEVARGASLAAQQAEATRTRAEQGAGIVSNAIESITSLHQHATSMNTAMTQLGTQADEIGTVLSVISDIADQTNLLALNAAIEAARAGEAGRGFAVVADEVRKLAEKTMQATQEVNTAISAIQQHAVTSMQTTQDTMKLVDTATSFANESGNALSEIVGLANESASQIGTIATAAEEQSSTSEHVTRAMDDINILVGSVTAEMQESAQNVKDLSRLAQQLDSLSSQ; from the coding sequence ATGAAACTGTTTTGGAAACTTTCTCTTCCCCAAATAACACTGGTACCGATACTCGGTGTTATAAGTTACTACCTTATTAGCAACTGTTTTATAGCTATCGAACAACAGAATTTAGATTATATTATTAACGATACATTTACTTCTATCGAAAAAAATATTGAGCAGGTAAGCATCACTGCACAAGAAGCTGCATCACTTTTTGCACATTCTCCAGAAGTCATCAGAGCTTACAAGATAGCTCACACAGGGGATATTGATGATGCGAACTCAGAAAAATCCCAGCAGGCTCGCGCAATGCTGCGAGAAGAACTTGCACCGCAGCTTAAAAGCTACAAAATGACTACCGGTCAAAAGTTAAAGCTCCACTTCCACCTTCCAAATGGCAGAAGTCTTGTCCGTCTCTGGCGTGCAAAACAAGCAAAAAAGAACGGCAAGTGGGTCGATATTTCAGATGATATTTCTTCATTCCGCCAAACAGTACTTGATGTAAACAGCACAGGCTCCCCAGTACATGGGATTGAGCTTGGACGCGGCGGATTTGTTATGCGTGGAATTGTTCCAGTCAGAGACAACAACGGTACAACACTTGGCTCTGCGGAAGTTCTTAAGAGCTTTTCTTCTGTCTTTACTATAGCAAAGCAAAAGAATATCCCCGTGATGCTCTTCATGGACAAAAAATTTCTCAACATAACAACACGCCTTAATGATTCTTCAAAATATCCTTCAGTCTACAACACAATCCTCGTAAACCCGACAGCAGAAAACCAGCCGCTTGTAAACATGGTTTCTGAACAATTTCTTACCACAGCCTCACGTCAAAAGACGTCCATGTCCATGGGGAATTACACTCTTATCGGCTCTCCAATGCTTGACTACAAAGGGCAGCGCATCGGCACGCTTATCGGTGCCATTGATTCTTCAGAAGCGCTCAGTCTCGCGAACAAGGCAAACATGTCACTGATAACCACACTTGCTGCTATCCTCCTGCTGCCACTTCTGGGCATGATAGTTGTTCTCAAAAAATACATCACAACTCCACTAGGCAGCATCACAACAAAAATCCAGATGCTCGCAGAAGATAAAGCTGACCTTCAACAACGCATAATCATTAATCAAAAAGATGAGGTTGGCGACCTTACCCTCTGGTTCAACAACCTAATGGAACGCCTCACAACCATGCTGAACGAAATGGAACAATTCAAAAACGTACTGAATACCGTTCCAGATCCAATTATAGCGGTTGATGATAATTTCAATTTACTGCTCGCCAACAAAGCAGTGGAAGACGCAGCAGGCACTGACCAACAGGGGCTCATGTGTCTACGCTGTCATGATGTTTTCAATACCGAAGTTTGCTCGACATCCAACTGTCCTATTGAGCAGGCAAAACGTACACAAAAACGGGTTGTAGCAGATATTATCAGCATACAGGGCAAAAACGGGCCTGAGTTCATTCAACCAGTCGCAGATATTTTGTATGATACTCAAGGAAATCGTGCTGGATACGTTGAAATTGCCCGCAACGTTACTGACCTTGTTCTCTCTGAACGGAAAATCAACCAACAGCTTTCCAAAATTGAAATAGTTTACGAAGGCACAAAAGACGCTTCACACGCCCTGCTCGATTCCGTGGCATCGCTTGAAGCACAAATGACTGACGTTTCCGGTGCAATTGATTCACAGCAGATGCGCATTCGGGAAACATCCACCGCTATGGAACAAATGAACGTTGCCGTTATCGAAGTCGCACGCGGTGCTTCGTTGGCTGCTCAGCAGGCAGAAGCCACTCGGACTCGTGCTGAACAGGGTGCGGGCATTGTTTCAAACGCTATCGAATCTATTACAAGCCTGCATCAGCATGCCACCTCAATGAATACCGCTATGACCCAGCTGGGTACTCAAGCGGATGAAATTGGTACAGTTCTGAGTGTAATCTCAGATATTGCAGATCAGACTAACCTGCTTGCCTTAAATGCTGCAATCGAAGCCGCGCGTGCCGGGGAAGCAGGAAGGGGATTTGCCGTCGTTGCTGATGAAGTACGAAAACTTGCAGAAAAGACCATGCAGGCAACACAGGAAGTCAACACCGCCATTTCCGCAATTCAGCAACATGCCGTCACATCAATGCAAACAACTCAGGATACTATGAAGCTTGTAGACACTGCTACATCTTTCGCAAACGAATCCGGCAATGCCCTTTCCGAAATTGTCGGTCTTGCAAATGAGTCTGCCAGTCAAATTGGAACCATTGCAACAGCTGCAGAAGAACAGTCCTCAACTTCTGAGCATGTTACCCGAGCAATGGACGACATTAACATCCTTGTAGGAAGCGTTACAGCAGAAATGCAAGAGTCTGCTCAAAACGTTAAGGATCTATCAAGACTGGCTCAACAGCTGGATTCACTATCCAGTCAGTAG
- a CDS encoding Na+/H+ antiporter NhaC family protein, whose product MSLLDNTHTTEAQQGNGVALLPLVIFLVLFIGTGSILMMSGVSMAFYQLSATVAVIPGIMVALWMGRESFEEKITIFLKGAGDVNIMTMCVIYLLAGGFAAVAKAVGGVDATVSMGLSLVPASLVLPGLFVIAAFVATAMGTSMGTIAAIGPIAAGVAAHSDMSIALLMGAVVGGAMFGDNLSMISDTTIAATRTQGCNMRDKFRMNLLIALPAAVVTIILYAISGSTGAVADAGTWQFFKVLPYLAILGLAVAGVNVFIVLTTGIILAGAVGLVSVPDYSLLTLSKDIYSGFVGMHEILVLSILVGGLGELIRHNGGLIWLVRKIGGIAKRFSKTEESKKAGEFSIAALAALADGCIANNTVAIILSGGMAKEIAKRSGISAKRSASLLDIFSCVVQGLVPYAAQVLLAGSLAKVSPVDIAVSNWYCLILAFAGTMAIYLGKPRD is encoded by the coding sequence ATGAGTTTGTTAGACAATACGCACACAACAGAGGCTCAGCAGGGTAATGGTGTTGCCTTACTCCCCCTTGTAATTTTTCTGGTGCTTTTTATCGGCACAGGCTCTATTCTGATGATGTCTGGCGTATCTATGGCGTTTTACCAGCTTTCAGCAACAGTAGCCGTGATTCCTGGAATCATGGTTGCATTGTGGATGGGCAGAGAGTCTTTTGAGGAAAAAATTACTATCTTCCTTAAAGGTGCTGGTGACGTAAACATTATGACCATGTGTGTCATTTACCTGCTTGCCGGTGGTTTTGCCGCTGTAGCAAAAGCGGTTGGTGGTGTAGATGCAACTGTAAGCATGGGGCTTTCTTTAGTTCCTGCTTCTCTTGTGCTGCCCGGCTTATTTGTGATCGCCGCATTTGTAGCTACGGCAATGGGCACTTCTATGGGTACCATCGCAGCTATCGGTCCGATTGCTGCCGGTGTTGCGGCACATTCCGATATGTCTATTGCTCTGCTTATGGGTGCAGTTGTCGGTGGTGCGATGTTTGGCGATAACCTCTCTATGATTTCTGACACAACTATTGCTGCTACCCGTACTCAGGGCTGTAATATGCGTGATAAGTTCCGTATGAACCTTCTGATTGCGTTGCCCGCAGCGGTCGTGACCATTATTCTTTACGCTATCTCCGGTTCTACTGGCGCTGTTGCGGATGCTGGCACGTGGCAATTCTTTAAGGTTCTTCCATATCTTGCCATTCTTGGATTAGCTGTGGCTGGCGTGAACGTATTTATTGTACTTACAACAGGTATCATTCTTGCGGGTGCTGTGGGGCTTGTTTCTGTGCCGGATTACTCCCTGCTTACACTCAGTAAAGATATCTACAGCGGCTTTGTGGGGATGCACGAAATTCTCGTTCTTTCCATTCTTGTGGGCGGCCTTGGTGAGCTTATCCGTCATAACGGAGGCCTCATATGGCTTGTTCGTAAGATTGGTGGTATTGCGAAGCGTTTTAGTAAAACTGAAGAAAGCAAAAAAGCTGGTGAATTTAGTATTGCTGCTTTGGCTGCACTTGCCGATGGATGTATTGCGAACAACACTGTCGCAATTATCCTTTCTGGTGGCATGGCAAAAGAAATTGCAAAGCGCAGCGGTATTTCCGCTAAACGCAGTGCAAGCTTGCTTGATATCTTCTCCTGTGTTGTGCAGGGATTAGTTCCATACGCGGCGCAGGTTCTGCTTGCCGGTTCTCTTGCTAAGGTATCTCCTGTGGATATCGCCGTGAGCAACTGGTACTGTCTGATTCTTGCCTTTGCTGGCACAATGGCCATTTACCTTGGCAAGCCTCGTGATTAA